The proteins below come from a single Synechococcus sp. WH 8101 genomic window:
- a CDS encoding Tfp pilus assembly protein FimT/FimU, with amino-acid sequence MPSRGFTLLEMLVMLVIAGLTTAWALPAWRRQLLQGQVDRYAENLEAGLFDLKAKAGKEKISFIATPPARDSFLEPWQLVEFTKPDGTRINGSDGRLCVIEGDNDPACNADAALNRRDPDFRFLKLENTKQAREVEIMIHLKGGQTTFEITPPGTINHDDVVFVIRSRHHASMTNQPLKQRCVLLSGNGYLHRGNWNQSTSQCDSS; translated from the coding sequence ATGCCGTCCAGGGGATTCACCCTGCTGGAGATGCTGGTGATGCTGGTGATTGCCGGCCTCACAACCGCCTGGGCCCTGCCCGCCTGGCGGCGACAGCTGCTGCAGGGGCAGGTGGATCGCTATGCCGAAAACCTGGAAGCCGGTCTGTTTGACCTCAAAGCCAAGGCCGGAAAAGAGAAAATCAGCTTCATCGCCACCCCTCCGGCCCGAGACAGCTTTCTGGAACCATGGCAGCTGGTGGAATTCACCAAACCCGATGGCACACGCATCAATGGCAGTGATGGTCGTCTGTGCGTCATCGAAGGGGACAATGATCCCGCCTGCAATGCAGATGCTGCATTAAATCGTCGCGATCCTGACTTTCGCTTTCTCAAGCTCGAAAATACCAAGCAGGCGCGTGAGGTAGAAATCATGATTCACCTCAAAGGGGGCCAGACCACGTTTGAGATCACACCGCCCGGCACGATCAACCACGACGATGTGGTGTTCGTGATCCGTTCCCGGCACCACGCCAGCATGACCAACCAGCCCCTGAAGCAGCGCTGCGTGCTGCTCTCGGGCAATGGCTACCTGCATCGAGGCAACTGGAATCAGAGCACCAGCCAATGCGACAGCAGCTGA
- a CDS encoding prepilin-type N-terminal cleavage/methylation domain-containing protein — protein sequence MIRRPRWHQRTVRLSMQSGFTLVEVLIAAVVMSAMMAAVGRLTVAALATGRLQGERTRIEAAVSENIQLIQKADSEFRFDAPNPADQPSSTACSDPSAALKAYIETRSSASTDPSRSLRLRLPDVSRTMRSADTADTLVISYGFEAPERSIGREYRVLELNPNFQALCP from the coding sequence ATGATCCGCCGCCCTCGCTGGCATCAGCGGACTGTGCGCCTCAGCATGCAGTCCGGCTTCACCTTGGTGGAGGTGCTGATCGCTGCTGTGGTGATGTCGGCCATGATGGCAGCAGTGGGAAGGCTCACGGTGGCAGCTCTCGCCACCGGGCGCCTTCAGGGCGAACGTACCCGCATCGAGGCGGCGGTGAGCGAAAACATCCAGCTGATCCAGAAGGCCGACTCGGAATTTCGCTTTGATGCGCCCAATCCGGCCGATCAACCCAGCAGTACCGCCTGCTCTGATCCCTCAGCAGCGCTGAAGGCTTACATCGAAACCCGCTCGTCAGCGAGCACCGATCCCTCCCGCAGCCTCAGACTTCGTCTGCCGGACGTCAGCCGCACGATGCGCTCGGCCGACACGGCCGACACCCTGGTGATCAGCTACGGGTTTGAGGCACCCGAACGATCCATCGGCAGGGAGTATCGCGTGCTGGAGCTGAATCCCAACTTCCAGGCCCTTTGCCCGTGA